AGGTCGGCGTCGTCTCGGGCGGGTTCACCCAGGTCACCGATGATCTGAAGGAACGTCTCGGGCTGGACTTCGCCCAGGCCAACACGCTGGAGATCATCGACGGGAAGCTCACCGGCAAGGTCACCGGGGAGATCGTGGACCGCGCGGGCAAGGCGCGGCTGCTGCGCCGGTTCGCCGCCGAGGCGGGGGTGCCGCTGTCCCAGACGGTGGCGATCGGGGACGGTGCCAACGACCTGGACATGCTGAACGCGGCCGGACTCGGGGTCGCCTTCAACGCCAAGCCGGTGGTGCGGGAGGCCGCGCACACCGCGGTGAACGTGCCCTTCCTGGACACGGTGCTCTATCTGCTGGGTGTCACCCGCGAAGAGGTCGAGGCGGCGGACGCGCACGAGGAGGACTGACCGACGGATCGACAGGGCCCGGCACCCTCGCGGTGCCGGGCCCTGTCGCGTCTCGTCTCGCGCGAGTTAGGTCTCGGGTCCGTCAGTCGGAGGGCTCCCAGAAGTCGACGAGGGTGGCCAGGCCCGGCTCCAGGGCCTTCCAGGGGCCGCTGAACGACAGGACGGCGAAGGCGGCGGCCGGGAAGCCGCGGCCGTCCATCCGGCGTCGGGAGTCACCCTCGGAGGTGCCGGCCAGGACGTCCGCGAGGCCCTGCACGCCCGGGTTGTGGCCGACCAGGACGGCGTTGTGCACGTCGTCCGGGGTCTCGTTGAGTACGGCGATCAGCTCGCCGGGAGAGGCCTCGTAGATCCGCTCCTCGTAGACGGTTTTCGGCCGGTGCGCAAACTCCTGCACGGCGAGCTTCCAGGTCTCACGGGTCCGGGTCGCGGTGGAGCAGAGGGCCAGGTCGAAGGGGATGCCCGAGTCGACCATTCGCCGTCCGGCTTCCGCTGCATCTTTTCGGCCCCGGTCGGCAAGCGGCCGCTCATGGTCGGTCATCTCGGGCCAGTCGGCTTTCGCATGCCGGAAAAGGACGATCCTGCGGGGTTCTGCGACGCTCATGGGAACCAGCTTCGCACGAAACAGGCCATGGGGCGCAGGGAGTTGACGGGCGGCTTTGTCCGTGCTCAGCGCGCTATCAGCTGCTGTACGCGCTCCAGGAACTGGGTGACGGCGGGGCTGCCGGAGGCCGCGTGCGCATCGGAGGGGTTGAGGATGAGCGCCAGGAGCACGACGAAGGCGAGCGTCGGGAGGGCCAGGGCCCACCAGGGCAGCCGGATGTCGACGCCGCCCCGGGACGCCGAGAGGGGCGGGGTGTGCGTAGGGGCCGACATGGGTGCCTCCGCTGTCTTCGAGTGGCCGGTGGGCGGTGACCCACGGAACGCGGTCACAACTCGAAGGTACGGAACCGGAGGCTCTCAACCCATCCGGTGATCCACCCAGTTGACCCTGACACTCACCCCCTAGGGGACAGGGGGGCTAACCCCACCGCCGGGCCGGGGAGCGGGTGATCGGATCAGGGCGAGGCGATCGTCGCGATGATGGCGATGACCACGAAAATGGCGAGGAACGAGCCGAAGACCAGCAACATCTTCTTCTGGCCGTTCTGGGGGTTCGGGTCGAGCACTGGCATACGGCCAGTCTCGCACCCCGGACTCCTGCCCAGGCTTCCGGGGTGACCTCAGCGGGCCGCCTCGTCCTCCACCGTGCGGTCGCGGCCCGCGAGCACCCCGACCGCCATCTGCGGGACCATCAGGCCGATCATGAGCCCGATCGGCAGTCCCCAGCCCCCGCTGTGCTGGTAGAGCACGCCGACCAGGAGCGGCCCGGGGATGGAGATCAGATAGCCGGTGCTCTGCGCGAAGGCGGACAGCTGGGCGACGCCCGCGCCGGTTCGGGCCCGCATCCCGACCATGGTGAGGGCCAGGGGGAAGGCACAGTTGGAGATGCCGAGCAGCACGGCCCAGGCCCAGGCGCCGGCGGCCGGGGCGAGATACAGACCCGCGTATCCGGCGAGACCGCAGACGCCGAGCACGATCACGATCGGGCCCTGGCGCGGCAGCCTGGTGGCCACGCGCGGGATGACGAAGGCCAGCGGGACCCCCATCACCATCGTGACGGCCAGCAGCAGTCCCGCGGTACCCGCGGGCACGCCCGCGTCCCGGAAGATCTGCGCCATCCAGCCCATGGTGATGTAGGCGGCGGTGGCCTGGAGCCCGAAGAAGACGGCGAGCGCCCAGGCGGTACGGCTCCGGGTGATCCGCAGGGTGGACTGCTCCACACGCGCGTGGACGTGCCGGACCGGTCCCGCGCCGTCCACGCGTGTGTGTACGTGCCGGGACACGCCTTGTGCCTGCTCGCTGCCCGAGGGCCCCTGTCCGGACGGCGGCGCCTCCCGTTCCCGTACGAGCGGAATCCACGGCAGTACGGCCGCCGCCGCCAGAGCCGCCCACACGGCGAGCCCGGCCTGCCAGTTCCCGCCCAGTGCCTCGGTCACCGGCACCGTCACGGCGGCCGCCGCCGCGGTGCCGAGGGCGAGGGCCATCGAGTACAGGCCGGTCATGGAGCCGACCCGGTCCGGGAACCACCGCTTGACGATGACCGGCATCAGGACGTTGCTGACGGCGATCCCCATGAGCGCGAGGGCACTGGCGGCCAGGAAGCCCACCGTGGAGCCGGTGTAGGGCCGTATGAGCAGGCCCGCCGTGATGGCGACCATCCCCGCGCACACCACCGCGCCGGCACCGAAGCGGCGGGCCAGGCGGGGGGCCGTGACGCCGAAGACGGCGAAGCACAGCGGGGGCACCGAGGTGAGGAGGCCCGCGAGGCTGCCGCTCATGCCGAGGCCGTCGCGCACCTCTTCGAGGAGGGCGCCGAAGCTGGTGATGGCGGGGCGCAGGTTGAGCGCGGACAGCACGATGCCGACGACGACCAGGCGCACCGCCCACACGCGCGTGGCGGGCACCGCGGCCCCCTCCTCCGGCGCGGTCGCGGAGCTGCGACCTGGCGCGGAGTTGCGAGCGGTCGCGGAAGGGTGTGCGGTCGTGGACTTCACCGTCCGGGTTTCGTCACGTGCCATGACGTCCATCATAGAATCATAGGATGATTGGTTGTCCATCCCCGGGGCGTCTTCTTCCGTCCCGCCCGTGCGAAGGTGTGCCATGCCCCTGAGCCATCCCCGCCGCTCGGCACTGTCCGAGCAGGTCATCGCCGCGCTGCGCAACCAGATCACCTCGGGCGAGTGGCCGGTCGGCTCCCGGATCCCGACGGAGCCCGAACTGGTCGGGGAACTGGGGGTCGCGCGCAACACCGTCCGTGAGGCGGTCCGCGCGCTCGCGCACAACGGCCTGCTGGACATCCGCCAGGGCTCGGGGACGTATGTCGTGGCGACCAGCGAGCTGGCGGGCGTGATGCACCGCAGGTTCGCCGACGCGGAACCGCGGCACGTCGCCGAACTGCGTTCCACGCTGGAGTCGTCGGCGGCGCGACTGGCCGCCGAGCGGCGCACCGAGAAGGACCTCAAGCAGCTCGACGCGCTCCTGGTGCGGCGCGAGGAGGCCTGGGAGTCGGGCGACACGGAGGCCTTCGTGACGGCCGACGCCACCTTCCATCTGGCCGTGGTGGCCGCCTCGCACAACGACGTGATGACCGAGATGTACGCGGACCTCGGCGAGGTGCTGCGGGACTGGCTGCGTGAGGACATCGGCGAGGAGCTGACGCCGGAGACCTACATGGACCACACCCGGCTCGTCGACGCGATCCGCGCGGGCGACCCGGCGTCCGCGGCGGAGGAGGCGGCCGGCTATCCGCTCGTGTGCCGTCCGGGCCGGTTCAGCGCGCCATCTTCCGGTGGCTGACCCACACCGAGCGGATCTCCTTCCAGCACCGGCCGGCCAGCCGTACGGTCTGCGCGGGGCCGGCCTCGACCTGGGCGGCGTCGCTGTCGAGGTCCCACCAGCGCTCGCATTCGATGTGCAGGGTGACGCCGTCGGTGCGCGGATACGGGTTGTGGCAGTACGCGGTCACACGCGAGCCGGTGACCTTGCTGCGGCAGGAGGCGCCGAACGGCTCCGGCGCGACGGCCCCGCGCGCCTCCACACGTGTGTGCGGCAGCGCGTCGTGAGAGGTCGCGTCGTACGGGACCGCGTCGTACGGCAGGGACATCACGAGGCAGACGGCTGCGATCGCTGAGGCCAGGCTGCGGGACAGACGCACAAGGGGACCTCCTCGGCCGGGCTGGGGAGGGGAGCGCGGGTGAACGCGTAATCCAGAGTGCCCAGTTGTGCGGCGTCCGCGCGCGGCCGGTGGGCCGAACGGGTGACTCCGCGCGGGGACCGTGTCGCTCCGGTCCCGCACCGGCCGGCGGCGTGAGCGCCGAGGGCCCGCACCTTCGAAAGGTGCGGGCCCTCAGGCTCGTCCGGGCATCGGCGCCGGCGTCACGCGCCGATCGCGTGCAGCCCGCCGTCGACGTGGATGATCTCGCCCGTGGTCTTCGGGAACCAGTCGCTCAGCAGGGCGACGATGCCCTTGCCGGCCGGCTCCGGGTCCTTGAGGTCCCACTCCAGCGGGGAGCGGTTGTCCCACACGGCGGCCAGATCGCTGAAGCCGGGGATGGACTTGGCGGCCATCGAGGCGAGCGGGCCCGCGGAGATGAGGTTGCAGCGGATGTTCTGCTTGCCCAGGTCGCGGGCGACGTAGCGGCTGGTGGCCTCCAGGGCGGCCTTGGCCGGGCCCATCCAGTCGTACTGCGGCCAGGCGTACTGCGCGTCGAAGGTGAGGCCGACGACCGAGCCGCCGTTCTGCATCAGCGGCAGGCAGGCCATGGTGAGCGACTTCAGGGAGTACGCCGAGACGTGCATGGCGGTGGCCACGGACTCGAAGGGCGTGTTCAGGAAGTTGCCGCCGAGCGCGTCCTGCGGCGCGAAGCCGATGGAGTGCACGACACCGTCGAGGCCGCCGAGCTCCTCACCGACGAGGTCGGCCAGCCGCCCGAGGTGCTCGTCGTTGGTCACGTCGAGCTCGATGACCTTGGTGGGCTTGGGGAGCTTCCTGGCGATGCGCTCGGTCAGCGTGGGCCGCGGGAACGCGGTCAGGATGATCTCGGCACCCTGCTCCTGGGCCAGCTTCGCGGCATGGAAGGCGATGGAGGATTCCATCAGCACACCGGAGATCAGGACGCGCTTGCCCTCGAGAATTCCGCTCATGGTGATCAGTGACCCATTCCCAGTCCGCCGTCAACGGGGATGACGGCTCCAGTGATGTACGAGGCGTCGTCCGAGGCGAGGAACCGCACCGTCGCGGCGATCTCCTCCGGCTGCGCGTAACGGCCGAGCGGCACCTGCTTGACGATGGCCTCACGCTGCTCGTCGGTGAGGGCCTTGGTCATGTCGGTGTCGACGAAGCCGGGCGCGACGACGTTGAAGGTGAGGTTGCGCGAGCCCAGCTCACGGGCGAGGGACCGCGCGAAGCCGACCAGGGCTGCCTTGGAGGCCGCGTAGTTGGACTGGCCGGGGCCGCCGTAGAGGCCGACGACCGAGGAGATCAGGACGACGCGGCCCTTCTTGGCGCGCAGCATGCCGCGGTTGGCGCGCTTGACCACACGGAAGGTGCCGGTGAGGTTGGTGTCGATGACCGAGGTGAAGTCCTCCTCGGACATACGCATCAGGAGCTGGTCCTTGGTGATGCCGGCGTTGGCGATCAGAACCTCGACCGGGCCGTGCTCGGCCTCGATCTCCTTGTAGGCCTGCTCCACCTGCTCGGAGTCGGTGATGTCGCACTTGACGGCCAGGAAGCCGGCCGGCGGCTCACCCGAGCGGTACGTGATGGCGACCTTGTCGCCGGCGTCGGCGAATGCGCGGGCGATGGCGAGGCCGATGCCCCGGTTGCCTCCGGTGACGAGAACCGAGCGGCTCAACGGATCACTCTTTCCATAGGGGTCTGACACACCCGCCCGAACTCCGTGGACGACAGGCGGCTTCTCCGAAAACCTATCGGGCCGCTCCCTCCCGAGGACATTCGGGCACCGACAGTGGCTCAGGGGGCTCACTGTCGGGTCCCTACAGAAAGATGCGGACAGCGGTCGGAAACGTGTGGTCCGCGCACCGTCCGCCGCGACATGATCGGAGCAGCCGTCGCCCACCCTCACCCCGACAGGAAGAGACCCAGGTGCCTCATACCATCGACGAAGCCTTCACAGCGCTTCCCCTACGTGCCCTCGCCGACGCCGCGCTGGCACGCGCGCGTGCGCTCGGCGCGGCGCACGCGGACTTCCGGTTCGAGCGGGTGCGCAGCGCGTCCTGGCGGCTCAGGGACGCCAAGCCGTCCGGGTCCTCGGACACCACCGACCTCGGGTACGCGGTGCGGGTCGTGCACGGCGGGACCTGGGGCTTCGCGTCCGGCGTGGACCTGACACTGGATGCCGCCGCCAAGGTCGCCTCGCAGGCCGTGGCCATGGCGAAGCTCTCCGCCCAGGTGATCCGCGCGGCGGGGTCCGACGAGCGCGTGGAGCTCGCCGGGGAGCCCGTGCACGCCGACCGTACGTGGATCTCGTCGTACGAGATCGATCCGTTCTCCGTGCCCGACGAGGAGAAGGCGGCACTCCTCGCGGACTGGAGCGCACGGCTGCTGGCGGCGGACGGGGTCAACCATGTCGACGCCTCGCTGCTCACCGTGCACGAGAACAAGTTCTACGCCGACACCGCGGGCACGGTGACCACGCAGCAACGGGTCCGGCTGCACCCGCAGCTGACGGCCGTCTCCGTCGACGAGTCGAGCGGTGAGTTCGACTCCATGCGGACCATCGCACCGCCGGTCGGGCGCGGCTGGGAGTACCTCACGGGCACCGGCTGGGACTGGGAGAGCGAGCTCGAACAGATCCCGGAACTGCTCGCCGAGAAGATGCGCGCGCCGAGCGTCGAGTCGGGCCTGTACGACCTCGTCGTCGACCCGTCCAACCTGTGGCTGACCATCCACGAGTCCATCGGCCACGCCACCGAGCTGGACCGTGCGCTCGGCTACGAGGCCGCCTACGCCGGCACCTCCTTCGCCACCTTCGACCAGCTCGGGAAGCTCCGGTACGGCTCCGAGCTGATGAACGTCACCGGTGACCGCACCG
This is a stretch of genomic DNA from Streptomyces sp. NBC_00285. It encodes these proteins:
- a CDS encoding SixA phosphatase family protein, translating into MSVAEPRRIVLFRHAKADWPEMTDHERPLADRGRKDAAEAGRRMVDSGIPFDLALCSTATRTRETWKLAVQEFAHRPKTVYEERIYEASPGELIAVLNETPDDVHNAVLVGHNPGVQGLADVLAGTSEGDSRRRMDGRGFPAAAFAVLSFSGPWKALEPGLATLVDFWEPSD
- a CDS encoding SGM_5486 family transporter-associated protein, whose translation is MPVLDPNPQNGQKKMLLVFGSFLAIFVVIAIIATIASP
- a CDS encoding CynX/NimT family MFS transporter, which produces MARDETRTVKSTTAHPSATARNSAPGRSSATAPEEGAAVPATRVWAVRLVVVGIVLSALNLRPAITSFGALLEEVRDGLGMSGSLAGLLTSVPPLCFAVFGVTAPRLARRFGAGAVVCAGMVAITAGLLIRPYTGSTVGFLAASALALMGIAVSNVLMPVIVKRWFPDRVGSMTGLYSMALALGTAAAAAVTVPVTEALGGNWQAGLAVWAALAAAAVLPWIPLVREREAPPSGQGPSGSEQAQGVSRHVHTRVDGAGPVRHVHARVEQSTLRITRSRTAWALAVFFGLQATAAYITMGWMAQIFRDAGVPAGTAGLLLAVTMVMGVPLAFVIPRVATRLPRQGPIVIVLGVCGLAGYAGLYLAPAAGAWAWAVLLGISNCAFPLALTMVGMRARTGAGVAQLSAFAQSTGYLISIPGPLLVGVLYQHSGGWGLPIGLMIGLMVPQMAVGVLAGRDRTVEDEAAR
- a CDS encoding FadR/GntR family transcriptional regulator, producing MPLSHPRRSALSEQVIAALRNQITSGEWPVGSRIPTEPELVGELGVARNTVREAVRALAHNGLLDIRQGSGTYVVATSELAGVMHRRFADAEPRHVAELRSTLESSAARLAAERRTEKDLKQLDALLVRREEAWESGDTEAFVTADATFHLAVVAASHNDVMTEMYADLGEVLRDWLREDIGEELTPETYMDHTRLVDAIRAGDPASAAEEAAGYPLVCRPGRFSAPSSGG
- the fabI gene encoding enoyl-ACP reductase FabI, with the protein product MSGILEGKRVLISGVLMESSIAFHAAKLAQEQGAEIILTAFPRPTLTERIARKLPKPTKVIELDVTNDEHLGRLADLVGEELGGLDGVVHSIGFAPQDALGGNFLNTPFESVATAMHVSAYSLKSLTMACLPLMQNGGSVVGLTFDAQYAWPQYDWMGPAKAALEATSRYVARDLGKQNIRCNLISAGPLASMAAKSIPGFSDLAAVWDNRSPLEWDLKDPEPAGKGIVALLSDWFPKTTGEIIHVDGGLHAIGA
- the fabG gene encoding 3-oxoacyl-[acyl-carrier-protein] reductase — its product is MSRSVLVTGGNRGIGLAIARAFADAGDKVAITYRSGEPPAGFLAVKCDITDSEQVEQAYKEIEAEHGPVEVLIANAGITKDQLLMRMSEEDFTSVIDTNLTGTFRVVKRANRGMLRAKKGRVVLISSVVGLYGGPGQSNYAASKAALVGFARSLARELGSRNLTFNVVAPGFVDTDMTKALTDEQREAIVKQVPLGRYAQPEEIAATVRFLASDDASYITGAVIPVDGGLGMGH
- a CDS encoding TldD/PmbA family protein, whose translation is MPHTIDEAFTALPLRALADAALARARALGAAHADFRFERVRSASWRLRDAKPSGSSDTTDLGYAVRVVHGGTWGFASGVDLTLDAAAKVASQAVAMAKLSAQVIRAAGSDERVELAGEPVHADRTWISSYEIDPFSVPDEEKAALLADWSARLLAADGVNHVDASLLTVHENKFYADTAGTVTTQQRVRLHPQLTAVSVDESSGEFDSMRTIAPPVGRGWEYLTGTGWDWESELEQIPELLAEKMRAPSVESGLYDLVVDPSNLWLTIHESIGHATELDRALGYEAAYAGTSFATFDQLGKLRYGSELMNVTGDRTAEHGLATIGYDDEGVEGQSWDLVKDGTLVGYQLDRRIAKLTGFERSNGCAYADSPGHVPVQRMANVSLQPDPAGMSTQDLIGSVDRGIYVVGDRSWSIDMQRYNFQFTGQRFFRIENGRITGQLRDVAYQATTTDFWGSMAAVGGPQTYVLGGAFNCGKAQPGQVAAVSHGCPSALFKGVNILNTTQEAGR